One Sanguibacter keddieii DSM 10542 genomic window carries:
- the leuA gene encoding 2-isopropylmalate synthase gives MNPQPAAPSSSSTSAASAVQRPTPMPVHKYRPYSEQFRVEVPDRTWPDKVITQAPRWCAVDLRDGNQALIEPMNAERKLRMFELLVSMGYKEIEVGFPSASQTDFDFVRMLIDDGLIPDDVVIQVLTQSREHLIARTYEAIAGAKQAIVHLYNSTSTLQRDVVFRTDMDGIVDIALEGARLCRKFEQTIPETQVFYEYSPESYTGTELEFAARICNEVIEVFEPTPDRKVIINLPATVEMATPNVYADSIEWMNRHLVHRENVVLSLHPHNDRGTAVAAAELGYQAGADRIEGCLFGNGERTGNVDLVTLGMNLFSQGVDPQIDFTVGGGIDHIRRTVEHCNQLAVHERHPYAGDLVFTAFSGSHQDAIKKGLDAMAAEADAKGVSVDDLVWGVPYLPIDPRDLGRSYEAVIRVNSQSGKGGISYLLKTERHLDLPRRLQIEFSRVVQSVTDSGGREVTGEDIWQIFADEYLPAPADGPLEAWGRLSLRGTRASSVEGGLDTLSVDLVDGGTPITLEGTGNGPIAAFVDAVSQVGVDVRVLDYAEHALSEGGDATAAAYVECAVGDEVLWGVGIDPSITTASLKAIISAVNREGRTAA, from the coding sequence ATGAACCCCCAGCCTGCAGCCCCCAGCTCCAGCAGCACGAGCGCCGCCAGCGCGGTGCAGCGACCGACGCCGATGCCGGTCCACAAGTACCGCCCCTACTCCGAGCAGTTCCGCGTGGAGGTCCCCGACCGCACGTGGCCGGACAAGGTCATCACCCAGGCCCCGCGCTGGTGCGCGGTCGACCTGCGCGACGGGAACCAGGCGCTCATCGAGCCGATGAACGCCGAGCGCAAGCTGCGCATGTTCGAGCTGCTCGTCTCGATGGGCTACAAGGAGATCGAGGTCGGGTTCCCCTCGGCCTCGCAGACGGACTTCGACTTCGTCCGCATGCTCATCGACGACGGGCTGATCCCCGACGACGTGGTGATCCAGGTGCTGACGCAGTCCCGCGAGCACCTCATCGCCCGCACCTACGAGGCGATCGCGGGCGCCAAGCAGGCGATCGTCCACCTGTACAACTCGACCTCGACGCTCCAGCGCGACGTCGTGTTCCGCACGGACATGGACGGCATCGTCGACATCGCCCTCGAGGGCGCGCGCCTGTGCCGCAAGTTCGAGCAGACGATCCCCGAGACCCAGGTCTTCTACGAGTACTCGCCCGAGTCCTACACCGGGACCGAGCTCGAGTTCGCCGCGCGCATCTGCAACGAGGTCATCGAGGTCTTCGAGCCGACCCCGGACCGCAAGGTGATCATCAACCTGCCCGCCACGGTCGAGATGGCCACGCCCAACGTGTACGCCGACTCGATCGAGTGGATGAACCGTCACCTGGTGCACCGCGAGAACGTGGTCCTGTCGCTGCACCCGCACAACGACCGCGGCACCGCGGTGGCGGCCGCCGAGCTCGGCTACCAGGCCGGCGCCGACCGCATCGAGGGCTGCCTGTTCGGCAACGGCGAGCGCACCGGCAACGTCGACCTGGTGACCCTGGGCATGAACCTGTTCAGCCAGGGCGTCGACCCGCAGATCGACTTCACCGTCGGCGGCGGCATCGACCACATCCGCCGCACCGTCGAGCACTGCAACCAGCTGGCGGTCCACGAGCGCCACCCCTACGCCGGTGACCTCGTCTTCACGGCCTTCTCGGGCTCGCACCAGGACGCGATCAAGAAGGGCCTCGACGCGATGGCCGCCGAGGCCGACGCGAAGGGCGTCTCGGTCGACGACCTCGTGTGGGGCGTCCCGTACCTGCCGATCGACCCGCGCGACCTGGGGCGCTCCTACGAGGCCGTCATCCGGGTCAACTCGCAGTCCGGCAAGGGCGGCATCTCGTACCTGCTCAAGACCGAGCGCCACCTGGACCTGCCGCGCCGCCTGCAGATCGAGTTCTCGCGCGTGGTGCAGTCGGTGACCGACTCCGGCGGCCGCGAGGTCACCGGCGAGGACATCTGGCAGATCTTCGCCGACGAGTACCTGCCGGCCCCGGCCGACGGCCCGCTCGAGGCCTGGGGACGCCTGTCCCTTCGCGGCACGCGCGCCTCGAGCGTCGAGGGCGGCCTCGACACCCTGTCCGTCGACCTGGTCGACGGCGGCACGCCGATCACGCTCGAGGGCACCGGCAACGGCCCGATCGCGGCCTTCGTGGACGCGGTCAGCCAGGTGGGCGTCGACGTCCGCGTCCTCGACTACGCCGAGCATGCTCTCTCCGAGGGTGGCGACGCGACCGCGGCTGCCTACGTCGAGTGCGCCGTCGGCGACGAGGTCCTGTGGGGCGTGGGCATTGACCCGTCGATCACCACGGCCTCCCTCAAGGCGATCATCTCGGCCGTCAACCGCGAGGGCCGCACGGCCGCGTGA
- the recO gene encoding DNA repair protein RecO — protein sequence MVLYRDEALVLRTHKLGEADRIITFLTREHGKVRAVAKGVRRTSSRFGARLEPFMFVDVQLHVGRNLDIVTQAEMVQPYARAIFSDYTLYTAGAVMLETADRLVEAEREPSVQQFWLLAGALRALADHAHAPGLVLDSYLLRALAVAGWAPTFADCARCGEPGPHRAFSVAQGGTVCPRCRPPGSTAPAPETVDLLAALLSGDWAVADVTDERCRREANGIVAAYSQYHLERALRSLRMVDRTVPAEPAATADLPAPADADQPTVTEGALHGSHPQA from the coding sequence GTGGTCCTCTACCGAGACGAAGCGCTCGTGCTGCGCACCCACAAGCTGGGCGAGGCGGACCGGATCATCACGTTCCTCACGCGCGAGCACGGCAAGGTGCGCGCCGTCGCCAAGGGCGTGCGGCGTACGTCGTCGCGCTTCGGCGCGCGCCTCGAGCCCTTCATGTTCGTCGACGTCCAGCTGCACGTCGGGCGCAACCTCGACATCGTCACCCAGGCCGAGATGGTCCAGCCGTACGCGCGTGCGATCTTCTCGGACTACACGCTCTACACGGCAGGGGCGGTGATGCTCGAGACGGCGGACCGTCTCGTCGAGGCCGAGCGCGAGCCGAGCGTCCAGCAGTTCTGGCTGCTCGCCGGGGCGCTGCGGGCCCTCGCCGACCACGCGCACGCGCCCGGCCTGGTGCTCGACTCCTACCTGCTGCGGGCCCTCGCGGTCGCCGGCTGGGCGCCGACCTTCGCGGACTGCGCGCGCTGCGGCGAGCCCGGCCCGCACCGGGCCTTCTCCGTCGCGCAGGGTGGCACCGTCTGCCCGCGCTGTCGCCCCCCGGGCTCGACGGCTCCCGCACCCGAGACGGTCGACCTGCTCGCAGCCCTGCTGAGCGGCGACTGGGCGGTGGCCGACGTCACCGACGAGCGCTGCCGCCGCGAGGCCAACGGCATCGTCGCCGCCTACTCCCAGTACCACCTCGAGCGTGCGCTGCGCTCGCTGAGGATGGTCGACCGCACCGTGCCGGCGGAGCCGGCTGCCACCGCCGACCTGCCGGCACCGGCCGACGCCGACCAGCCCACCGTGACCGAAGGAGCTCTCCATGGCTCGCACCCCCAAGCCTGA
- a CDS encoding isoprenyl transferase, which produces MARTPKPEPVRRAAPILPPSHPSGETAPAIPREFVPQHVAVVMDGNGRWANARGLPRTAGHEAGEAALLDVVAGAIDIGVQHVSAYAFSTENWKRSPEEVRFLMGFNRDVLRRQRDTLNSWGVRVRWAGRRPRLWRSVISELEVAEELTRENTVCTLTMCVNYGGRAEIADAAQAIGREVAAGRLDPSKITEKTVARYLDEPDLPDVDLFLRSSGEQRISNFMIWQSAYAELVFMNQLWPDVDRRTLWRAVEEYARRDRRYGGAVDVPSTAPAAGDQPG; this is translated from the coding sequence ATGGCTCGCACCCCCAAGCCTGAGCCCGTGCGGCGTGCCGCCCCGATCCTCCCGCCGTCGCACCCCTCGGGGGAGACGGCGCCGGCGATCCCGCGCGAGTTCGTCCCGCAGCACGTCGCCGTGGTCATGGACGGCAACGGCCGGTGGGCCAACGCCCGCGGGCTGCCGCGGACCGCGGGCCACGAGGCGGGGGAGGCCGCGCTCCTCGACGTCGTGGCGGGCGCGATCGACATCGGTGTCCAGCACGTCTCCGCATACGCGTTCTCGACCGAGAACTGGAAGCGGTCACCGGAGGAGGTGCGCTTCCTCATGGGCTTCAACCGCGACGTGCTCCGTCGCCAGCGGGACACCCTGAACTCCTGGGGCGTGCGGGTCCGCTGGGCCGGGCGCCGTCCCCGGCTCTGGCGCTCGGTGATCTCCGAGCTCGAGGTGGCCGAGGAGCTCACCCGCGAGAACACGGTGTGCACCCTCACCATGTGCGTCAACTACGGCGGTCGCGCCGAGATCGCCGACGCCGCGCAGGCCATCGGCCGCGAGGTCGCCGCAGGCAGGCTCGACCCGTCCAAGATCACCGAGAAGACCGTCGCCCGGTACCTCGACGAGCCGGACCTGCCCGACGTCGACCTCTTCCTGCGGTCCTCGGGGGAGCAGCGCATCTCGAACTTCATGATCTGGCAGTCGGCCTACGCCGAGCTGGTCTTCATGAACCAGCTCTGGCCCGACGTCGACCGCCGCACGCTGTGGCGGGCCGTCGAGGAGTACGCGCGTCGCGACCGCCGCTACGGCGGCGCGGTCGACGTGCCGTCGACCGCGCCGGCCGCCGGTGACCAGCCGGGCTGA
- the helR gene encoding RNA polymerase recycling motor ATPase HelR: MQHTTSVFDLPEHLAAKADPALVERDEQLFTELSGSLEQTVTDLTARLATVRRSPAGHGQTAVERDAEIHRLVARLRGLRRHGPDLCLGRTVADDATAEHVYVGRQGLTDAAGEPLLVDWRSPAAEAFFAATPAHPMGLASRRRYRWHLGRVRDYWDEPLTPAALASNREDHGDDDGGREGDGGVGDALPDARSAFVASLGGSRTDRMRDVLGTIQGDQDAIIRAGSRGTLVVDGGPGTGKTVVALHRCAYLLYTDPLLGHRRGGVLFVGPHQPYLDYVADVLPDLGEDGVQTCTLADLVPEGAAAVPERDPAVARLKGNLAMVEAVEAAVRFYEQPPADGLLVETPWADLWLSPADWARALGSPDPGTPHNEARDGIRDEIVSILVDRLAEQGDDRYEDGAEVEDGAGLADDGAYGGDEGGDVSPDVLRAAVRRDAGLTAAVDRAWPLLDAAELVADLWAVPAYLRHCAPWTSPEDRAALRRPAESAWTDADLPLLDAARHRLGDPDASRRRARHEATVSSELEYRSQVIDDLVAADDDRESEVVMLRSSDLAEALAGAFDPDDVAHDHLVGPFAHVVVDEAQELTDAAWQMVLRRCPSRSLTVVGDRAQARGGFTETWQERLDRVGLTGVTVSPLTYNYRTPAAIMAEAEVVVRAAIPDANVPVSVRTTSGHEVRHGSVDELETVLEEWLAEHPDGTACVVGDPGFVGTSRVRSLAPELTKGLEFDLVVLVDPEALGSGVEGAVDRYVAMTRATERLVVLTH, encoded by the coding sequence GTGCAGCACACCACCAGCGTCTTCGACCTGCCAGAGCACCTGGCGGCGAAGGCCGACCCCGCGCTCGTCGAGCGCGACGAGCAGCTGTTCACCGAGCTGAGCGGCTCGCTCGAGCAGACCGTCACCGACCTCACCGCACGCCTCGCCACCGTGCGACGCTCCCCCGCGGGACACGGCCAGACCGCCGTGGAGCGTGACGCGGAGATCCACCGCCTCGTCGCCCGGCTGCGTGGTCTGCGCCGGCACGGGCCGGACCTCTGCCTCGGACGGACCGTCGCCGACGACGCGACCGCCGAGCACGTCTACGTCGGGCGGCAGGGCCTCACCGACGCAGCGGGCGAGCCGCTGCTCGTCGACTGGCGCTCCCCCGCCGCCGAGGCCTTCTTCGCCGCGACCCCGGCGCACCCGATGGGCCTGGCCAGCCGCCGCCGGTACCGCTGGCACCTCGGCCGGGTGCGCGACTACTGGGACGAGCCGCTCACCCCTGCCGCGCTCGCCAGCAACCGAGAGGACCACGGGGACGACGACGGTGGCAGGGAGGGCGACGGTGGTGTCGGCGACGCGCTCCCCGACGCACGGTCGGCCTTCGTCGCGAGCCTCGGCGGCAGCCGCACCGACCGCATGCGCGACGTCCTGGGCACCATCCAGGGCGACCAGGACGCGATCATCCGCGCCGGGTCGCGCGGGACGCTCGTGGTCGACGGCGGTCCCGGGACCGGGAAGACGGTGGTCGCGCTGCACCGCTGCGCCTACCTGCTCTACACCGACCCGCTCCTGGGCCACCGCCGCGGCGGGGTCCTGTTCGTGGGCCCGCACCAGCCCTACCTCGACTACGTCGCCGACGTCCTGCCCGACCTCGGCGAGGACGGCGTGCAGACCTGCACGCTCGCCGACCTCGTCCCCGAGGGGGCTGCGGCCGTCCCCGAGCGCGACCCCGCGGTCGCGCGGCTCAAGGGGAACCTGGCGATGGTCGAGGCCGTCGAGGCCGCGGTGCGCTTCTACGAGCAGCCTCCCGCCGACGGGCTCCTCGTCGAGACGCCCTGGGCCGACCTCTGGCTCAGCCCGGCCGACTGGGCCCGGGCCTTAGGGTCACCCGACCCCGGCACCCCCCACAACGAGGCGCGCGACGGTATCCGGGACGAGATCGTCTCGATCCTCGTGGACCGGCTCGCCGAGCAGGGCGACGACAGGTACGAGGACGGTGCGGAGGTGGAGGACGGTGCAGGGCTCGCGGACGACGGGGCGTACGGCGGCGACGAGGGCGGCGACGTCTCGCCGGACGTCCTCCGCGCGGCGGTGCGCCGCGACGCCGGTCTGACCGCCGCGGTCGACCGTGCGTGGCCCCTCCTCGACGCCGCGGAGCTCGTCGCCGACCTGTGGGCGGTCCCCGCGTACCTGCGGCACTGCGCGCCGTGGACGAGCCCGGAGGACCGCGCCGCGCTCCGACGTCCGGCCGAGAGCGCCTGGACCGACGCCGACCTGCCGCTCCTCGACGCGGCCCGTCACCGCCTCGGCGACCCTGATGCCTCCCGCCGACGCGCACGCCACGAGGCGACCGTCTCGTCCGAGCTCGAGTACCGCTCGCAGGTGATCGACGACCTCGTCGCCGCCGACGACGACCGCGAGAGCGAGGTGGTGATGCTCCGCAGCAGCGACCTCGCCGAGGCCCTGGCCGGTGCCTTCGACCCCGACGACGTCGCGCACGACCACCTCGTCGGTCCCTTCGCGCACGTGGTGGTCGACGAGGCGCAGGAGCTCACCGATGCCGCGTGGCAGATGGTGCTGCGCCGCTGCCCCTCGCGCAGCCTCACCGTCGTCGGAGACCGTGCCCAGGCTCGCGGCGGGTTCACGGAGACCTGGCAGGAACGGCTCGACAGGGTGGGTCTCACCGGTGTCACGGTCTCGCCGCTCACCTACAACTACCGCACCCCCGCGGCGATCATGGCGGAGGCGGAGGTCGTCGTCCGGGCGGCGATCCCGGACGCGAACGTGCCGGTCTCGGTCCGCACCACGTCGGGGCACGAGGTCCGGCACGGGTCTGTCGACGAGCTCGAGACCGTGCTCGAGGAGTGGCTGGCCGAGCACCCGGACGGCACGGCCTGCGTCGTCGGAGACCCAGGGTTCGTCGGGACCTCGCGCGTGCGGTCCCTCGCACCCGAGCTCACCAAGGGGCTCGAGTTCGACCTCGTCGTGCTCGTCGACCCGGAGGCCCTCGGGTCCGGGGTCGAGGGAGCGGTCGACCGGTACGTCGCGATGACGCGGGCCACCGAGCGGCTCGTGGTGCTCACGCACTGA
- a CDS encoding sensor histidine kinase gives MRRSLVARLLLSVVAVALVAVLGTVWLTRTTQPSYSIEQAGTNLEADVAIVDELLDWGGSHATWDDVGPVVHRLAREHGRRIAVVEQGRTVVDTRPGFPYPDHARTEVDPWQELVDQVLAPDDSPGTGSEDLAPLPDHLSGALTLDDEQRAESLRRVSAVVGCLGLTLETSIAFWPTGRAVLDVASQPDGCGAPALAQPIGPEQRALDQITELTNPCLITAGLPPVDRVVLRPVRADPAGIVLGLQTGGEPVRRPAPGEELRCVAAAFTTASAGSVAPSVEVYLTDERGDQRNALDLSPGSQARIALVSAVVVTLVLATAGLVGVPAVRRVRSVTRAARELAAGDLSVVVPVRGGDEVSDLARAFNTMAAELARTREQQQQMVADVSHELRTPLTTLRGWLEGAQEGVVPTDAHLVDLLHGETMHLQQITADLQTLSRADSGHLQVHREPTDVAALLHEARRASGERAATRSLDVRVDAPGPLVAEVDPGRVRQVVENLVANAVQHSEGSRIDLRAALDGTTVVLEVADDGIGMTADDLSRLFDRFWRADRSRTKGSGGSGLGLAISRTLVELHGGTLTAASEPGVGTVFTATFPGSTTGEEPDAPRPSTLNL, from the coding sequence ATGCGACGTAGCCTCGTCGCGCGGCTGCTCCTGTCCGTCGTCGCGGTCGCACTCGTCGCGGTCCTCGGGACCGTCTGGCTCACCCGCACCACCCAGCCCAGCTACAGCATCGAGCAGGCAGGCACCAACCTCGAGGCGGACGTCGCGATCGTCGACGAGCTGCTCGACTGGGGCGGGTCGCACGCGACCTGGGACGACGTCGGTCCCGTCGTCCACAGGCTCGCGCGCGAGCACGGGCGCCGCATCGCGGTCGTCGAGCAAGGACGCACCGTGGTCGACACCCGCCCAGGGTTCCCCTACCCCGACCACGCCCGCACGGAGGTCGACCCGTGGCAGGAGCTCGTCGACCAGGTCCTGGCACCCGACGACTCCCCAGGGACCGGGAGCGAGGACCTCGCCCCTCTGCCCGACCATCTCAGCGGTGCGCTCACGCTCGACGACGAGCAGCGCGCAGAGAGCCTGCGCAGGGTGTCGGCGGTCGTCGGGTGCCTGGGGCTGACCCTGGAGACCTCGATCGCGTTCTGGCCCACCGGCCGAGCCGTGCTCGACGTCGCGTCACAGCCGGACGGCTGCGGCGCACCAGCGCTGGCGCAGCCGATCGGCCCTGAGCAGCGTGCCCTCGACCAGATCACCGAGCTGACCAACCCCTGCCTGATCACCGCGGGGCTGCCGCCGGTGGACCGTGTGGTGCTCCGCCCCGTCCGAGCCGACCCGGCCGGCATCGTGCTGGGCCTCCAGACCGGCGGCGAGCCGGTCCGCCGGCCCGCTCCCGGAGAGGAGCTGAGGTGCGTCGCGGCCGCCTTCACGACGGCCTCGGCCGGGTCGGTCGCACCCTCCGTCGAGGTGTACCTCACGGACGAGCGCGGGGACCAGCGCAACGCCCTCGACCTCAGCCCCGGGTCTCAGGCGCGCATCGCCCTCGTCTCAGCGGTGGTCGTGACGCTCGTGCTCGCCACCGCGGGCCTCGTGGGGGTGCCGGCGGTCCGCCGGGTCCGCTCCGTGACGCGCGCGGCACGCGAGCTCGCGGCCGGTGACCTCTCCGTGGTCGTGCCGGTGCGCGGCGGCGACGAGGTGTCGGACCTCGCCCGGGCCTTCAACACCATGGCGGCCGAGCTCGCCCGGACCCGCGAGCAGCAGCAGCAGATGGTCGCCGACGTCTCGCACGAGCTCCGCACCCCGCTGACCACGCTGCGCGGCTGGCTCGAGGGTGCCCAGGAGGGCGTGGTCCCGACCGACGCGCACCTCGTCGACCTGCTCCACGGCGAGACCATGCACCTGCAGCAGATCACCGCCGACCTGCAGACGCTGAGCCGTGCGGACTCCGGTCACCTCCAGGTGCACCGGGAGCCGACGGACGTGGCCGCGCTGCTCCACGAGGCACGCCGTGCCTCAGGCGAGAGAGCCGCCACCCGCTCCCTCGACGTCCGGGTCGACGCACCCGGGCCCCTGGTCGCCGAGGTGGACCCCGGGCGCGTGCGACAGGTCGTCGAGAACCTCGTCGCCAACGCGGTCCAGCACTCTGAAGGGTCTCGTATCGACCTGCGGGCGGCGCTGGACGGCACGACCGTCGTGCTCGAGGTCGCCGACGACGGCATCGGGATGACGGCCGACGACCTCTCGCGACTGTTCGACCGCTTCTGGCGCGCAGACCGCTCTCGGACCAAGGGGTCCGGAGGCTCGGGGCTGGGCCTGGCCATCAGCCGCACGCTCGTCGAGCTCCACGGCGGGACGCTGACCGCTGCCAGCGAGCCGGGTGTGGGGACGGTCTTCACCGCCACGTTCCCCGGCAGCACGACCGGGGAAGAGCCGGACGCACCGCGTCCTTCCACTCTCAACTTATAG
- a CDS encoding response regulator transcription factor: MTTILIAEDDELQAELARRYLTREGYQATVVGDGRSALEAVRGSAVDLLVLDVMLPEMDGFAVCRALRAAGDETPILMLTARSEEDDLLVGLELGADDYLSKPYSPREMVARARALLRRSRTVDDGPVTVGPLVVDPRRHEASVGGTPIDLTRAEMQLLTLLAEHAGLVLSRPQLLRHLHGSDEYTTERTIDTHMKNLRSKVDAVFDGPELLRTVYGVGYKLVAPTATEPGTDAT, encoded by the coding sequence GTGACGACGATCCTGATCGCAGAGGACGACGAGCTCCAGGCCGAGCTCGCGCGACGGTACCTGACCCGTGAGGGCTACCAGGCGACGGTCGTCGGCGACGGTCGCTCCGCCCTCGAGGCAGTCCGCGGCTCGGCGGTCGACCTGCTGGTCCTCGACGTCATGCTGCCGGAGATGGACGGCTTCGCGGTGTGCCGTGCACTGCGCGCCGCGGGCGACGAGACACCCATCCTCATGCTCACCGCCCGCTCCGAGGAGGACGACCTGCTCGTGGGGCTCGAGCTCGGCGCCGACGACTACCTCTCGAAGCCCTACTCCCCCCGCGAGATGGTGGCCAGGGCCCGGGCCCTGCTCCGGCGCAGCCGCACCGTCGACGACGGACCCGTCACGGTCGGCCCGCTCGTGGTGGACCCCCGGCGGCACGAGGCGTCCGTCGGCGGCACCCCGATCGACCTCACCCGTGCCGAGATGCAGCTCTTGACCCTCCTGGCGGAGCACGCCGGGCTGGTGCTCAGCCGACCGCAGCTCCTGCGGCACCTGCACGGCTCCGACGAGTACACGACCGAGCGCACCATCGACACCCACATGAAGAACCTGCGGTCCAAGGTCGACGCGGTGTTCGACGGTCCCGAGCTCCTGCGCACCGTCTACGGGGTGGGCTACAAGCTCGTCGCCCCGACCGCGACAGAGCCCGGGACCGATGCGACGTAG
- a CDS encoding ABC transporter ATP-binding protein, producing MSILELEDVTKTFGPDVVALDSVSLRVERGELFTIVGRSGSGKSTLMNVMGTLDTPTSGTVRVDGQDTSGLTDRETTELRARSIGFVFQSFHLDDGQTATGNVMTGLLYAGVPRRQRRALATEALERVGLAHRVGHRPPQLSGGERQRVAIARAIVKEPAIVLADEPTGALDSRNGDLVMAVLERLSAEGTTIAVITHDLTVAARSARRVELHDGVVVDDGAPADAGARVQHATGGGR from the coding sequence GTGAGCATCCTCGAGCTCGAGGACGTGACCAAGACCTTCGGCCCCGACGTGGTGGCGCTCGACTCGGTGTCGCTCCGGGTAGAGCGCGGCGAGCTCTTCACGATCGTCGGGCGGTCCGGCTCGGGCAAGTCCACCCTGATGAACGTCATGGGCACGCTCGACACACCGACCTCCGGCACCGTCCGCGTCGACGGCCAGGACACCAGCGGGCTGACAGACCGGGAGACCACCGAGCTGCGGGCGCGGTCGATCGGCTTCGTGTTCCAGAGCTTCCACCTCGACGACGGCCAGACCGCCACCGGCAACGTCATGACGGGACTGCTCTACGCGGGCGTGCCACGACGTCAGCGCCGAGCGCTCGCGACCGAGGCGCTCGAGCGTGTCGGGCTCGCTCACCGGGTCGGGCACCGTCCGCCCCAGCTCTCGGGCGGTGAGCGGCAACGGGTCGCGATCGCGCGGGCCATCGTCAAGGAGCCCGCGATCGTCCTCGCCGACGAGCCCACCGGTGCCCTCGACAGCCGTAACGGCGACCTCGTCATGGCCGTGCTCGAGCGACTCAGCGCGGAGGGCACCACGATCGCCGTGATCACCCACGACCTCACGGTCGCCGCACGGTCGGCGCGGCGGGTCGAGCTGCACGACGGCGTGGTCGTCGACGACGGTGCGCCTGCCGACGCCGGTGCACGCGTCCAGCACGCCACCGGAGGTGGACGATGA
- a CDS encoding ABC transporter permease → MSRTGLSLVDTLVVGTVGLRARRLRSVLAALGISIGIATVVLVTSIPASSQADLDRRLSALGADLLRVDPVQTGGEVRTLPRESQAMLERVGPVTGAAVVANTHASVRSSALRPQGDGAITALAVSGTLDEMLRLRVADGRTLTGDVEPTVVLGSDAAERLGLDRLPSDPVTIDVGGVAFTVVGVLAPSPLAVDLQSAVLMDWADAETWLDPDVRPTVAYVTAPDEVIGELRPVLASTLSAESPGRVLVSRPSDVVAARQATGATFEGMFVGLAAVALLVGGVGIANTLFASVLERRREIGLRRALGAQRSAIRTQFMTEALCLCLAGGALGSAGGAFATVLWATSRGWPVVVPLDVVCAGVAAALVTGALAGIAPSVRAARLPPTLALSAE, encoded by the coding sequence ATGAGCCGCACGGGACTGTCGCTGGTCGACACCCTTGTGGTCGGGACCGTCGGGCTCCGCGCGCGGCGCCTGAGGTCCGTGCTGGCTGCCCTGGGCATCTCGATCGGCATCGCCACGGTCGTCCTCGTCACGAGCATCCCGGCCTCGTCGCAGGCGGACCTCGACCGTCGTCTGTCGGCGCTCGGGGCAGACCTCCTGCGGGTCGACCCCGTCCAGACCGGGGGAGAGGTCCGCACGCTGCCGCGCGAGAGCCAGGCCATGCTCGAGCGGGTCGGACCGGTCACCGGGGCGGCGGTGGTCGCCAACACGCACGCCTCGGTCCGCAGCAGCGCGCTGCGCCCGCAGGGTGACGGAGCCATCACGGCGCTCGCCGTGAGCGGGACTCTCGACGAGATGCTGCGGCTGAGGGTCGCCGACGGGCGCACGCTCACCGGGGACGTCGAGCCGACCGTCGTGCTCGGGTCTGACGCAGCCGAGCGCCTGGGCCTCGACCGTCTGCCGTCGGACCCGGTGACGATCGACGTCGGCGGGGTCGCGTTCACCGTGGTCGGCGTCCTCGCGCCGAGCCCGCTGGCGGTCGACCTCCAGTCGGCCGTCCTCATGGACTGGGCGGACGCCGAGACCTGGCTCGACCCGGACGTCCGCCCGACCGTCGCCTACGTCACGGCGCCTGACGAGGTCATCGGTGAGCTCCGTCCCGTCCTGGCCTCGACGCTCTCTGCCGAGTCGCCGGGGCGGGTGCTCGTCAGCCGTCCGTCAGACGTCGTCGCGGCGAGGCAGGCGACCGGCGCGACCTTCGAAGGCATGTTCGTCGGGCTTGCGGCTGTCGCCCTGCTGGTCGGCGGCGTCGGGATCGCGAACACGCTCTTCGCCTCCGTGCTGGAGCGCCGCCGCGAGATCGGGCTGCGTCGGGCGCTCGGTGCTCAGCGCTCGGCGATCCGTACGCAGTTCATGACCGAGGCGCTCTGCCTGTGCCTGGCCGGCGGTGCGCTCGGCAGCGCTGGCGGGGCGTTCGCGACGGTGCTCTGGGCGACGTCGCGCGGGTGGCCGGTCGTGGTCCCGCTGGACGTCGTCTGCGCCGGGGTCGCCGCCGCGCTGGTCACGGGAGCCCTCGCGGGGATAGCCCCCTCGGTCCGGGCCGCGCGGCTCCCACCCACCCTCGCGCTCTCGGCCGAGTAG
- a CDS encoding Fur family transcriptional regulator, with the protein MQRMTRQRTAIAELLESVEDFRSAQQLHEILRARGDSTGLATVYRTLQGLADAKQVDVLRTADGESLYRRCERSEHHHHLVCRSCGATVEIDGPTVEAWATLVGSTHGFTEIEHTIELFGTCADCAAARADAAPPS; encoded by the coding sequence ATGCAGCGCATGACCCGGCAGCGCACCGCGATCGCGGAGCTGCTCGAGTCCGTCGAAGACTTCCGCAGCGCGCAGCAGCTCCACGAGATCCTGCGTGCCCGCGGCGACAGCACAGGCCTCGCGACCGTGTACCGGACCCTCCAGGGGCTCGCCGACGCCAAGCAGGTCGACGTGCTGCGCACCGCGGACGGCGAGAGCCTCTACCGCCGGTGCGAGCGGTCCGAGCACCACCACCACCTCGTCTGCCGCAGCTGCGGGGCCACCGTCGAGATCGACGGCCCCACGGTCGAGGCCTGGGCGACGCTCGTGGGCTCCACCCACGGCTTCACCGAGATCGAGCACACCATCGAGCTGTTCGGCACCTGCGCGGACTGCGCCGCCGCACGCGCCGACGCCGCGCCCCCCTCCTGA